The following are from one region of the Variovorax sp. V213 genome:
- a CDS encoding tyrosine-type recombinase/integrase: MALTDTFVRQVKPTGKAIGDKYADGAGMYLLVKTAGKYWRMDYTFAGKRKTLALGTYPEVSLAKARDRRAAARELLADGTDPSAAKREEKRARADAAANTFEAVAREWLGKTAAKRASGTQLKVKTWLEKDVFPFIGKMPMSTIGPRDILERVVRKLEARGAIDTAHRVKQLCGQVFRFAVVSGLAERDVTADLSEALASKATKHFAAITEPRRVADLMRSIHAYSGHPTTVAALKLSPLLFVRPGELRTAEWAEIDLDAAEWRIAGPKMKMKVDHVVPLATQAVEILRNLHPITGHGRFVFPSIRTGERPMSENTINAALRGMGYSAEVHTAHGFRATARTIMDEVLGERVDFIEHQLSHMVRDTNGRAYNRTAHLPARREMMQRWADYLDKLRIGADVIPLTLRQMT; this comes from the coding sequence ATGGCACTGACAGACACGTTTGTTCGGCAGGTGAAGCCCACCGGGAAGGCCATCGGCGACAAATATGCCGACGGCGCCGGGATGTACCTGTTGGTCAAGACTGCCGGGAAATACTGGCGAATGGATTACACCTTCGCCGGCAAGCGGAAAACGCTGGCGCTGGGAACCTACCCGGAGGTCTCGCTGGCCAAAGCCCGGGATCGCCGCGCCGCCGCCCGCGAGCTGCTGGCAGACGGGACTGACCCGAGCGCGGCCAAGCGCGAAGAAAAGAGAGCCCGGGCCGACGCGGCGGCGAATACGTTCGAGGCGGTTGCGCGCGAGTGGCTGGGAAAGACTGCGGCCAAACGAGCGAGTGGAACGCAGCTCAAGGTCAAGACATGGCTCGAGAAGGACGTGTTCCCCTTCATCGGCAAGATGCCCATGTCCACCATCGGCCCGCGCGACATTCTGGAGCGAGTTGTCCGCAAGCTGGAAGCACGCGGCGCCATCGATACCGCCCATCGCGTCAAGCAGCTTTGCGGGCAGGTGTTTCGCTTCGCAGTGGTGTCGGGACTGGCAGAGCGGGACGTAACCGCCGATCTGAGCGAAGCTCTGGCCTCGAAAGCGACCAAGCACTTCGCCGCCATTACCGAGCCCAGGCGAGTCGCAGACCTGATGCGCTCGATCCATGCCTATAGCGGCCACCCCACTACCGTTGCCGCGCTGAAGCTTTCCCCTCTGCTGTTTGTCCGCCCTGGCGAGTTGCGCACCGCGGAATGGGCCGAGATCGACCTGGACGCGGCCGAGTGGCGCATCGCCGGCCCGAAGATGAAAATGAAGGTCGATCACGTCGTGCCGCTCGCAACCCAAGCGGTGGAGATCCTGCGCAACCTCCACCCGATCACAGGGCATGGACGGTTTGTGTTTCCCAGCATACGGACGGGTGAACGCCCCATGAGCGAGAACACGATCAATGCCGCTCTGCGCGGGATGGGCTACAGCGCCGAGGTCCATACGGCCCACGGCTTCAGGGCAACCGCGCGGACGATCATGGACGAAGTGCTTGGCGAGCGCGTGGACTTCATCGAGCACCAGCTCTCCCACATGGTCAGGGATACCAACGGTCGTGCGTACAACCGCACCGCACATCTCCCCGCGCGCCGGGAAATGATGCAGCGCTGGGCGGACTACCTGGACAAGCTGCGCATCGGTGCCGACGTGATTCCCTTGACGCTGCGGCAGATGACATAG